The genomic window CTGGGGAGGGACCTCACTAAATGCCTTCCAGAGCCTGACGGAATTCCTTATGTCCTCGATCTTTTCCTCTTCAAGAAAGGAGGTAAACCTGTCCAGCATTACCTGGTAGCTTTCAGCTGCTTTTTTGTATTGGTAAGACTTGACATAATTATCGGCTAGTATATCATAGCTTTCTATCATATACTCGGCGTTTGAATTATTGCCCGTTATATCAATGTACTTTTTTATATAACTAATCGATTTGTCGAGCTGATTAAACTTGTTACTTACGGCACCCTTCAAAAATAGTATTAAAGGGGAATCTTCTGAAGTATCCTTTTCCAGAGAATCCCTCAGTTCAAAATATTTTTTGCTTTCAAACAACTTTTTAAGATCGGATAGGATTCAACCCTATGCGGAAGAGCTGCGGACAAAAGGAGTAACAAGAGCCCTGAAAATAAAATCCTTAAGTTCATTATTTCTCCCCCTGAGTTTTGCAGTATAATTTAAGTATTTAATTGCGCTTTGGGTATAGCCTGAAAGCGGAAAAATCCGTACCGTTAAAATTCATTACATCGTGGTTATTTAAAATGCAAAAACCCTGAAGGTTTCTTACATATTTCCTTCAGGGTTTTGCACTTTTCTTGTGAGTACAGTTTCTTACCGTTCTTTCCAGAGTTTGTCGCCTGCAGCTCTTTGGAGCTGATAGCGGCTCATGATGTTTTTATAGATAATCTGCAATTCCGAGAGTCTTGCCTCAGTAAGACCCGTCTGCGCATCTAGAAGGTCCAGGTTGCTGATCACGCCGTCTCTGTACTGAAGTTCTGCTTTTTGCAAAGCCTTCTGCGCGTGAAGCACCTGAATTCTTACAGTTTCAAGCTGCTGCTTTGCCGCATTGATGTCTGAAACTGCACGGTTAACCTCGGCCCTTATGCCAAGTGCAACGTCACTCGTATGGGCAAGTGACGACTGTAAGTTTGCTTCTGCCTCTTCAAGCAGGTAACGCGAGCGTTCGCCGTTATAGATCGGATACCTGAATATGACCGCGGCAGTCCAGTTACCCCTTAATACATCAAGATTTGGGATATAGCCGTTCTTAAAACCGTATGCAGCTCCTAAACTTACCGTAGGTTTATCCGACATACGGGCTACATTTTTCTGCTTGTCTGCACTCATCTGGAGGTCGCGTGCAAGCTTTACTTCGCCTCTTTGATTAATCGCAACATTTATCAGTGAATCGGCTTTAATGGTTTCAGGTACAAAGTTAAAACTTCCTGAAACGTTTACAGGAGCATTCTCCTGAAGCCCCATGAGGCTTCTAAGAATAATTTCCTGTTTGCTGATTTCATTTAAGATGTCTGTTTTCTGATTCATGGCAGACGAAACCCTGACCTCTGTAGTCGAAACGTCGAAATCAGTTGCCGTTCCGGAGGAGACCTTTGCCTGCGTTACCTGCAGGTGGCTGTTCAGATCAGCTATCTGCTGGTCTTTTACGGTCAGGCTCTGCTTCAGGAATAATAGAGAATAAAATGCCTGTACGGTCTGATAGGATAAATTTGTTTTAATGACTTCGAGGTTGTCCTGAGCCGAATATTTATACGAAGCCGTCAGGTCACGCACAGCATCACGCTGTCCGAAATCATAAACCAGGTATTTGCCGCTTAAGTGCGCATCATAATTGTTCTCTGGATAGAGCTTTGCAGAAAGGCCTCCAAACTGGAATGAAGGCACAGGGCCTATCCTGGTGTAAGAGGCATCAGCTTCCACTTCAGGCTGATAGGAAGTAGACTGTTGTTTAATTCTTGCCTCAGCTGTTCCGATAAGGCTTTGGGCCTGTTTAATAGCTGGATGATTCTGCAGCGTAAGCTCAATTGCACTTGTTAAACTAATAGAATCCGCAGAAACACCCTGCGCATTGGTATTATGTGCAAAAACAAAAATTACAAGTAATGCCAAAAGTGTATTTTTCATCAATTTCCTCAAAACTAAAATATTCCGGTTTAAGTAATTAAGGCAGAGGGAGTTCTTATAAATGCTCTTCTTTACCTTTACCTCTTCCTTTACTTTTCTTTATTCCATTGCCGCAACGTGTTCGCCCTTTTCGCCTTTTTTCTTTTTATATCTAAGAAAGAACAGGGGAATGAGGCAAAGAAGTGTTATTCCTGCAGCCAGAAGAAAGTCATCATTTATTGCCTGAACAAATGCCTGATTTGCAATGTGCTGTACGATGAGCGCCTGCGATCTGTTTGCAACTTCACTGCCTGCCCCGCCAACGGACTGTTGTACAAAATGTCCCACGCCATATTGTACCTGCTGAAAAGTTGGGGAATAGCGGTTTACAGATTCTCCAAGTGCCTGTGTATGGAACAGTATCCTGCGTGTGAGCATTGTTCCAAAAATGGCTACTCCGAAACTTCCTCCAATCTGTCTTATAACATTAAACAATCCCGATGCCTGAGCCATTTTTTGCTTTGGTATATCTGCCAGCGCAATAGTGCTTAATGGAGTAAACATCATTCCCATTGCAAGACCTCTTATATAGAGGGGCAGCATTATCTGTGCATGTTCAGAAAAAAGGGAAAGAAAATTGTTAAGATAAAGACTGAAGGCCAAAAGCATGAGTCCAATGAACGCCGGGATCTTTGGATTAATTTTATCGGCAAGAAATCCGGAAATAGGAGACATTACCGCCTGGAGCACTCCGACGGGGAAAAAAACAAGTCCTGCCTGAAGCGCCGTATAGTCAAGCGAATTCTCCAGGAAAAGCGGCAGCAGGAATGTGCTCCCGAAAAGTCCCATACCAAAGATGAACAATATTGCATTAGTAACCGAAAAGTTAAAATTTTTAAGAAGATTTAACTCGATCAAAGGATGCTTCGCTGTTAAATCTGTTGCCAGAAATACAGTAAAGCCAATAATTGACAGGGCAAAACAGATGAGTATAAATGAGGAAGTCCAGCCTCCCGTATTCCAGGATGCATTCCCGTTTGAGAGTGCTAGCAGAAGGAATGTAAGAAACACCGTCATGGAAATAAATCCCAGAAAGTCAAAAGAGCGTGTATGTTCAGTCTTGTATTCTCTCTGGATTATATAAGTTGCAGCCATACCGAGAATTCCAACGGGAATATTCACGTCAAAAATTGAATGCCAGCTGTAATTGTCAATCAGATATCCGCCTATCATGGGCCCTAAGGACACCGAAGCCGCAGCAGCAATTCCCCAGAATCCAAGTGCAATGCCTCTTTTCTCCGGCGGGAATTCGCGCGTTACGATTGCCATGCCAACCGGCATCAGAAATCCTGCACCTGCTCCCTGGACGAGCCGGAAGGCAATGAGCGCGTTTTCATCCCAGGAGAGGCTGCACAAAAACGATCCGAATGTAAAGAGAAACAGAGCCAGAAAGTACGTCCTCTTGTATCCAAAGTGATCTGCAACCCAGCCTGAAGTGGGCAGCATGACGGCAAAAACCAGAAGGTAAGCAGTCAGGACCCATTCAATTTTGTCCACGCTGGTCCCGAATGCCGTCATAATCTTTGTCAGTCCCACGTTCACGATCGTTGAATCCAGCACTGCCATGAAAGTGCCGACCATGATATTTGCAAGTACCCACCATTTATAAGAAGGATGCTCCTGATCAAGCTTCAGGAAGCCTTTCTTCCTGTGTCTAAGCTGATTCTGAGCCATGTTATTTCACACCGCCTTCCTTTATTCTTACCTCAACGCTCATTCCCGGAAGAAGAGAGAGTTTTCCCACAGGGTTCCTGGAATCCTTTGTCCTTCCGTCAATTGAAATCTTGACAGGAACTCTCTGTGTTACTTTTGTAAAGTTACCGGAGGCGTTATTAGGCGGGATTAGCGAAAACTGGCTTGCAGTGTTAGCGCCAATCTGAAATACCTTGCCATTAAACTTCTGATCGGGATAGGCATCAACGTCAATTTCCACATAATCGCCCGGCTTTATGCTTGAAACCTTTGTCTCTTCAAGCTGAGCCGTAATCCAGATATTCTTCGTGTCATATATTGTATAAATCGGCTGCCCGGGTTGTACCACGTCTCCGGCCAGTACCCATCTTTTGGATATTACGCCATTCATAGGGGATACAATTACTCCGTTCTGCAGGTTGGTCTTAATTATACCAAGCTGTGCCTTGGCAGTTCCAACCCTGGAGACTGCAATATTATATTCTGCCTGTGCTGCCTCAAGGGCTCTTGCAGCGTGATCATACTGCTCTTTCGGTATAATGCTGCTCTGGAATTGCGATTTGGCTCTCTGGAAATCGTCCTTTGCCCTTTCAAGATTGACTTTTGAAAGCGTAATGCTTTCCTCGGCATTGTTAATTGTTGCAGCGGCTGAGTTTTCCTGTGCCCTGAGATCTGATGCATCCAGTATAACCAGCTTTTCATCGGCCTTAACAGTATCGCCTTCATCTGCTGCAAGCGAATCTATTCTTCCCAGCATCTTTGAACTTAAGGTTGCCCTGTTGCCGTCAATATAGGCGTCGTCTGTTGATATATAACCCTGCTGTCCCATGTACCAGTAAACGCCTGCTGCGATAAGGACAAGGAAAATGAACAGGGGGATCAGTACTCTTTTCTTTTTATAAACCGGCGTTGACTCTACAGTCTCTTCGCCGTCGTCCTGTATGTTTTGTCTGTGTCTATTTACTTTTACTTGTTGCATATTGTCTTCCAACTCTAAATTCTCCTTCATTCTAAAAAATTATGGCCTGATCCCTGATATAAAAATGTCAATTGTCAGTAGCATTTCATCCCTGAGTTCACGGTACGTCTTATTGTCCATAGTATTTGCCCCTGCAATAGTGCGTACCATTCTGAGCCTCAGTCCGTGGAGGACGTGAAGCAGAATTTCCGGAACGCGTTCATCCATATCTTTTTTGAATTCACCCGACGATCTCCCTTCATCAATGATATACCGCATAATCCTGAGCTCCTGGTCACCGAATTCATCAAAAAGATTTCTGAAAATGGACTTTTTCTCAAGGAACGAATGAACGGTCAGTGTTCCTAAGTTTACCAGTTCCTGGAAGAATTTAAGCCTCTCTTCCACATAGGTGTGGAGTTTACCGACTGCCGAATTCTGTTTTTCAAGTATTTTCTCAACTTTTCTTACAAATTCATCTTTCTCTTCAGCCATTGCGGCCTTAAAAAGACTTTCTTTAGTGGGGAAGTAATAATAAAGCGAGGCTTTTCCCATCTCCACGCCTTCGGCTATGTCTTCCATGGTGGTCTTGGAAAATCCGTAGCGCGCAAAGGTCTGCCTTGCCGCCTTCAGGATCTGCTGTTCTTTTTCTTTTGTTAAAGTTTCATTCATTATGCTATTCGACTATTTTACTTGAATAGTCGAAAAATATAAAATAATTGCCAATTAATCAACAATGTCCGGTTTTGACTCCTGATGGCAATATTCCTGGTGGAAAGCTGTTAAATTAAGTCTTTATTGGGATCTTGAACTATTGTGATTGCAAAGGGGAAGGGATGTTAATATAAAGGCTTATTTCAGAGGGGAAGTCACAGAAGGGCTTCCCCAAAATTCAAACTGGACTAGCCGTGGATTTTATAGCGTTTGCTTTCATGCCCTTCGTGCTCATTGCTTCCGGAAAGATCCGCGGCATAGTGAACAAACTCCGTATAGGCTTTAACATAACTGCGTCCTGCCTCAAGGTCATTTATGTCGAAGTGCTTCTTTGACAGGACTTCTTTCAGTCTATTTTCAATTTCTTTTTTATCCTGCCCCTTTGAGAAATATTTAAGAAGCTCATTCTTGTTTCCTGTCTCAATTGCAAGATCGGCAGCATGAATTACTGGCGGGACATCCTTATCTGTAATCTTAAGACCCTCATACGGCTCTCCCTCGCCATTGCGGTGCAGACGGACGAGAGTTTCAAAGAAGTACATATCTGCAAGTTCACGGGCATCCGTGGAAAGTTTTCTTACTTCCACCGACTTTTGAAAAAGATTCTTTATAGCTTCCTCATTATCCTTTGAAACCCATATCAGGGCATAATTTACATTTCCTGTTTCAAGAGCTTTTTTTGCTGAAATCACAACCGGCCCCTTGATTCCGTCGCAGTGGGCATACAGGTCTTTACTTAAAAAGCTTGAAATCAAGAGCATCATGAATAAACCTGATGCAGCAAATTTTATTATTTTCATTTTCTCCTCCTTTTACATTTAGGATTCCGGCAGCCCCTAAAACCTGACTTAATAAACTTCGTACTTAAAAAACTTTTTGCTTAAAAACTTCATATTAAACTGCCTCATAAATAATTTAATTCCGCAATGGATCAGATCATTTGACTTAAGTCAAAAGAGTCAGGAATCCATGGAACTGGCGGTGCCTTAGTGAATCCGAGCAAATTATCTATAAGTCTTAAGAAGGTTTTTAGCGGCAGAATAAGCTGCATCATAACGGAAAAGTAAAAGTGCTTACATAAAAAAAGCAGGCAATATGTCTGAAACTTTGTCTTCAGCAAAAAAAGAATAAGATACGAGGTTCTGTTGCAATTTAAAGAAGGGATAATTAACTTTAAAACTCGAAATATTACTAAAATCGCTACTAATTTTGGGGATTCATTATGCAGCTTAGACGCGTCTCTTTTGTAGTTGTTTTTTCACTGTTTTTTTGTTCTCTTATCTTCGCTCAGCAGCCATGCACATCGAAGTCCAAGACCACACATAGAAAAAAAACTGTGCTCACCAGATACAAAACTACTGCCAATATTTCTTCATGGCAGATGGAAAAACTCAAATCGCGTGAGAAATTTACCACAGACTGGATTAACCGTCTGGAAAAAGAACTTGCCCGCTACAAGCAGGAAAGGTCCGAAATACGTAAGGATATAAAGAGTCTTATAGCACAGGATGTAAAAGAAAAGCTGGATGCAAAGGCAAAACTGGAAAAAGATCAGAAGGAACAGCTCTACTCCAGGGATAAAGAAATTGAAGCCCTTCAGCAGCTGAGTAGTGAAATAGATACGACGAAGTAAATTTTAATTACCGGCTTTTATGAAACCCCGGGCACCACACCTGGGGTTTTTTTTATCCCGTTATTATCAAAAATCTGATATCTCCATCAGAAATCTGATATCCCTGGAGTGGAAAATTAAAATTATTTCAGATTAAATAAGTCATATCCTCCCGGCACGCATCTTGTACCTCACAGGCTGAATTCTTCTATTCTGCTACAAATATTGGGCACTAAAATGAAAAAGTCTATTGTTTCATCTGTAACTATTTTCATCTTCATTCTGTTCTATAATCCCAATTACGGCCAGGAAGCAGGCATCAGTTTCGGCAACAGTGTCTTCCCGCCTGCCTTTCTTGAGCAGTCCTACTCATACTATGATCTTGTCCCAATGGATCCTATTTACAGTATTGCCGCTGCCCCGGCAAAGGAGCTGATGTTCCATTTCTCTTATTATCTCAATTCAAATGTCAGACTTGATTTTTCAACAGGTTACGGGTTTGGCAATACTAAAAAGGAGTGGAAGACGGTCTATACTAACCAGACACAGGGTAGTGAGATGGTTTTAACAAATTCAAAGGAATTAGATACAGATGGATTCCCGGGACTCATAGAACTGCAGTTTTTTGCACCGTTAAATGAGTCAGGCACGCTGGTCCCTTTTATGGGTATTGGGGTGGGCTACTGTTCCTATAAAACAAAAGTTTCTGATAAGAGCAGCTCTCTTACAACTAAGACCGACCTCAGTACAAAAGGTTTCGGGCAGTACGTTTCGGCAGGATTAAGTATCAAATTCATGGAAAGGGCTTCCGTGTTCTTCCAGATGCAGAAGATTTTAATAAGCAGCGTGAAAACAGAAAAGTCCAACCCTGTGCGCTTCCCACCCG from Ignavibacteria bacterium includes these protein-coding regions:
- a CDS encoding DHA2 family efflux MFS transporter permease subunit; protein product: MAQNQLRHRKKGFLKLDQEHPSYKWWVLANIMVGTFMAVLDSTIVNVGLTKIMTAFGTSVDKIEWVLTAYLLVFAVMLPTSGWVADHFGYKRTYFLALFLFTFGSFLCSLSWDENALIAFRLVQGAGAGFLMPVGMAIVTREFPPEKRGIALGFWGIAAAASVSLGPMIGGYLIDNYSWHSIFDVNIPVGILGMAATYIIQREYKTEHTRSFDFLGFISMTVFLTFLLLALSNGNASWNTGGWTSSFILICFALSIIGFTVFLATDLTAKHPLIELNLLKNFNFSVTNAILFIFGMGLFGSTFLLPLFLENSLDYTALQAGLVFFPVGVLQAVMSPISGFLADKINPKIPAFIGLMLLAFSLYLNNFLSLFSEHAQIMLPLYIRGLAMGMMFTPLSTIALADIPKQKMAQASGLFNVIRQIGGSFGVAIFGTMLTRRILFHTQALGESVNRYSPTFQQVQYGVGHFVQQSVGGAGSEVANRSQALIVQHIANQAFVQAINDDFLLAAGITLLCLIPLFFLRYKKKKGEKGEHVAAME
- a CDS encoding TolC family protein produces the protein MKNTLLALLVIFVFAHNTNAQGVSADSISLTSAIELTLQNHPAIKQAQSLIGTAEARIKQQSTSYQPEVEADASYTRIGPVPSFQFGGLSAKLYPENNYDAHLSGKYLVYDFGQRDAVRDLTASYKYSAQDNLEVIKTNLSYQTVQAFYSLLFLKQSLTVKDQQIADLNSHLQVTQAKVSSGTATDFDVSTTEVRVSSAMNQKTDILNEISKQEIILRSLMGLQENAPVNVSGSFNFVPETIKADSLINVAINQRGEVKLARDLQMSADKQKNVARMSDKPTVSLGAAYGFKNGYIPNLDVLRGNWTAAVIFRYPIYNGERSRYLLEEAEANLQSSLAHTSDVALGIRAEVNRAVSDINAAKQQLETVRIQVLHAQKALQKAELQYRDGVISNLDLLDAQTGLTEARLSELQIIYKNIMSRYQLQRAAGDKLWKER
- a CDS encoding TetR/AcrR family transcriptional regulator — its product is MNETLTKEKEQQILKAARQTFARYGFSKTTMEDIAEGVEMGKASLYYYFPTKESLFKAAMAEEKDEFVRKVEKILEKQNSAVGKLHTYVEERLKFFQELVNLGTLTVHSFLEKKSIFRNLFDEFGDQELRIMRYIIDEGRSSGEFKKDMDERVPEILLHVLHGLRLRMVRTIAGANTMDNKTYRELRDEMLLTIDIFISGIRP
- a CDS encoding HlyD family secretion protein, encoding MQQVKVNRHRQNIQDDGEETVESTPVYKKKRVLIPLFIFLVLIAAGVYWYMGQQGYISTDDAYIDGNRATLSSKMLGRIDSLAADEGDTVKADEKLVILDASDLRAQENSAAATINNAEESITLSKVNLERAKDDFQRAKSQFQSSIIPKEQYDHAARALEAAQAEYNIAVSRVGTAKAQLGIIKTNLQNGVIVSPMNGVISKRWVLAGDVVQPGQPIYTIYDTKNIWITAQLEETKVSSIKPGDYVEIDVDAYPDQKFNGKVFQIGANTASQFSLIPPNNASGNFTKVTQRVPVKISIDGRTKDSRNPVGKLSLLPGMSVEVRIKEGGVK